The following coding sequences are from one Paenarthrobacter ureafaciens window:
- a CDS encoding type 1 glutamine amidotransferase domain-containing protein yields the protein MSLHGTKIALLIEDEYQILEGWYPLLRLQEAGADVRVIGSGTKNSYDSKEHYPMEVDAAAADVSASDFDAVVVPGGFAPDNMRLHPEMIGLVRDMNEAGKLVTAICHGGWVLVSAGVLKGKNATGYLPIKDDVENAGGTWVDDAVVVDGNVITSRTPVDLPDFTRAIIAYLEGRPTETEHATHEHAGLDNVRTRG from the coding sequence ATGAGTTTGCATGGAACCAAGATTGCCCTGTTGATCGAGGATGAGTACCAGATCCTGGAGGGCTGGTACCCGCTGCTCCGCCTGCAGGAAGCCGGAGCGGACGTGCGCGTCATCGGCAGCGGCACGAAGAACAGTTATGACAGCAAGGAGCACTACCCGATGGAGGTCGACGCGGCTGCGGCCGACGTCAGCGCCTCCGACTTCGACGCAGTCGTCGTCCCCGGTGGCTTCGCCCCGGACAACATGCGCCTTCACCCCGAAATGATCGGCCTCGTCCGGGACATGAACGAGGCAGGCAAACTCGTCACCGCCATCTGCCACGGCGGATGGGTGCTGGTCTCCGCCGGCGTGCTCAAGGGCAAGAACGCCACCGGCTACCTGCCGATCAAGGACGACGTGGAAAACGCCGGCGGCACCTGGGTCGATGACGCTGTTGTCGTGGACGGGAACGTCATCACCTCCAGGACCCCGGTCGATCTTCCCGACTTCACCCGCGCAATCATCGCCTACCTCGAAGGCCGCCCCACCGAAACCGAACACGCCACCCACGAACACGCCGGTTTGGACAACGTCAGAACCCGCGGCTGA
- a CDS encoding transposase, protein MSARPTYSDEFKADAVALAASSGRPLPAVAADLGISLTALKRWIRLAREADQESGGKPDDPVDPVKFKAMEARLRELERENDFLKKVSAFFAKEQR, encoded by the coding sequence ATGTCTGCTCGACCTACCTATTCCGATGAGTTCAAGGCCGATGCCGTCGCTTTGGCGGCGTCTTCGGGCCGTCCGTTGCCTGCCGTTGCTGCTGATCTCGGGATCTCGTTGACTGCTCTGAAGCGGTGGATTCGGTTAGCCCGTGAGGCTGATCAGGAAAGCGGTGGCAAGCCCGATGACCCGGTAGATCCGGTGAAATTCAAAGCCATGGAGGCCCGGCTGCGGGAGCTCGAGCGGGAGAATGATTTCCTGAAAAAAGTTTCGGCGTTCTTCGCCAAAGAACAGCGGTAG